In Anaerolineales bacterium, one DNA window encodes the following:
- a CDS encoding GAF domain-containing protein, with product MTNELHQKLNTVTPHPEDARQRANALRISLVMAVVLAPINVLYIYLLAQTQNWQIYTIAGITLALTIIAANANRLSRRGRVASGMIQLIVAIATIVPVSSAVLKDLGLVVGMSGLAAITLITGLTLKPRYVSWAIALGAVSAVTAILIDSYARYERLELALIQTVVPAVITIILLAYTIFILQEFANYPLRTKLVLGFVLTAIISLGTLAIIVNRTNNQQLIQNFGESMTAETEARALIVGETLAKQLQGLQALSLNKALQDYVELANFSPYAGKSSTTIQAEIQALDEQWQAADAENNDNLPIIDGVINDPTAVELRKYRNAYPENVEIFVTDSYGANISATNRTSDYYQADERWWQAAFNDGRGAVFIGEPTFDTSSNTYAIIIAVPIYAHESTKIVGILRTTMDVEIVLKVLDDAKLRGTAQIKLYLADGRRVPVGEGETTFGDLNALRLPFNASSYTDNTYDNVPSLISRAPVTSTDARTAPIINQLRWSLVSNQDRSEILLQAREQTRTITLISLILLGLVALSAFLASQVIARPLQSLTAVAEQITAGDLNVRASVTTQDEIGTLANSFNRMTDNLRQNLVDLEQRVAERTADLEIARHQSETRASELLSIGEISKLITSEQKLDNLLALITSLVSERFGFYHTGIFLLDETKQYAVLQASNSEGGRKMLDRAHKLEVGGSGIVGYVAKFGVPRIALDVGLDAVFFNNPDLPNTRSEMAIPLKVREVTVGALDVQSEKPGAFTEDDAFTLSILADQIAIAIENARLFTQTRQSLNELQVLYGQNIQAGWAAFSREEAMIGYQQSLTGGQKLTRPVSTDEIQQAVNRGESLVFHADGIAKEPIIVVPIKLRGQIIGSMNITAPSRERQWTANEIGLAEAISERLSLALENARLIQESQRQVIKEQTISEVTGKISASINLKNVLQTAVEELGRSMPGSEVIIQFRDEDMDKDSE from the coding sequence ATGACGAACGAGTTGCACCAAAAGCTGAACACCGTCACCCCGCATCCAGAGGATGCCCGCCAAAGAGCCAATGCTCTTCGGATATCCCTCGTAATGGCGGTTGTCCTGGCTCCGATCAACGTTTTGTATATATACCTGCTGGCACAAACCCAAAACTGGCAGATTTACACAATTGCAGGCATAACTCTTGCCTTGACGATTATCGCCGCCAATGCAAACCGCCTCAGCCGCCGTGGGCGTGTTGCTTCTGGAATGATCCAGTTAATAGTCGCAATTGCGACCATCGTCCCTGTTTCATCCGCAGTGCTAAAAGACCTCGGATTGGTTGTTGGAATGAGCGGGTTGGCAGCCATTACCCTGATCACGGGGTTGACACTGAAACCGCGATATGTAAGCTGGGCAATTGCACTTGGAGCTGTATCAGCTGTCACCGCAATCCTGATCGATTCCTACGCCCGGTATGAGCGTTTGGAATTGGCCCTCATACAAACTGTTGTACCCGCCGTCATTACAATCATACTGCTTGCCTACACCATCTTCATCCTGCAGGAATTTGCCAACTACCCACTGCGCACCAAACTCGTCCTGGGATTTGTTCTAACAGCGATTATCTCGCTAGGCACGCTCGCGATCATTGTCAATCGCACAAACAACCAGCAATTGATTCAAAACTTTGGCGAAAGCATGACAGCTGAAACGGAGGCCCGCGCGCTGATCGTGGGGGAGACGCTGGCGAAACAGTTACAGGGCTTGCAGGCGCTAAGTTTGAACAAGGCTTTACAGGATTACGTTGAACTTGCAAATTTTTCACCCTACGCTGGAAAATCATCCACAACCATACAGGCTGAAATTCAGGCGCTGGACGAACAATGGCAGGCGGCTGACGCGGAAAATAATGACAACCTGCCGATCATCGACGGCGTGATCAATGACCCAACCGCTGTGGAGTTACGCAAATATCGAAATGCCTACCCTGAAAATGTGGAGATATTTGTGACAGACAGTTACGGCGCAAACATCAGTGCCACCAACCGAACATCGGACTACTATCAGGCCGACGAGCGCTGGTGGCAGGCGGCATTTAATGACGGGCGGGGGGCCGTCTTCATTGGCGAGCCGACATTCGACACAAGCAGCAATACCTACGCAATCATCATTGCCGTGCCGATCTATGCCCACGAATCAACAAAGATTGTCGGCATCCTTCGCACCACGATGGACGTGGAAATCGTCCTGAAAGTATTGGACGATGCAAAATTGCGCGGCACCGCGCAGATCAAACTCTATCTCGCAGACGGGAGAAGGGTGCCTGTTGGAGAGGGCGAAACCACCTTCGGCGACCTGAATGCCCTCCGCCTTCCGTTCAACGCCTCAAGTTACACAGACAACACATACGACAACGTTCCAAGCCTGATCAGCCGCGCCCCGGTAACCAGCACCGATGCAAGAACAGCGCCGATCATTAATCAACTCAGATGGAGCCTGGTATCCAACCAGGATCGCAGTGAAATTCTTCTGCAGGCAAGGGAGCAAACCAGAACGATCACCCTGATATCCTTGATCTTGCTTGGGCTTGTGGCTTTATCCGCCTTTTTAGCCTCGCAGGTCATTGCAAGACCGCTTCAGTCCCTTACTGCGGTTGCGGAACAGATCACGGCGGGCGATCTCAATGTGCGCGCTTCAGTTACCACACAGGACGAGATCGGTACGCTGGCAAATTCCTTCAACCGAATGACAGACAACTTGAGACAAAACCTGGTCGACCTCGAACAGCGCGTTGCAGAGCGAACTGCCGACCTCGAAATTGCCCGTCACCAAAGTGAAACGCGCGCCAGCGAGCTCCTGTCCATCGGTGAAATTTCAAAACTTATTACCAGCGAACAAAAACTGGACAACCTGCTTGCATTGATCACAAGTCTGGTGAGCGAGCGCTTCGGTTTCTATCATACAGGTATTTTCCTGCTGGATGAAACGAAGCAATACGCCGTCCTGCAAGCCTCAAACAGCGAAGGTGGAAGAAAAATGCTGGACCGGGCTCACAAGCTCGAGGTCGGCGGAAGCGGAATCGTGGGATATGTCGCCAAATTCGGAGTACCTCGCATCGCGCTTGATGTCGGGCTGGATGCAGTATTCTTCAACAATCCCGACCTCCCGAACACCCGCTCTGAAATGGCAATCCCCCTAAAGGTGCGCGAAGTGACCGTTGGTGCGTTGGACGTGCAAAGTGAAAAACCCGGCGCGTTCACCGAAGATGATGCATTTACGCTGAGCATTCTGGCGGACCAGATCGCCATCGCCATCGAAAACGCAAGGTTGTTCACACAGACCCGCCAATCTCTTAATGAATTACAAGTGCTTTATGGCCAAAACATCCAGGCGGGCTGGGCGGCTTTCAGCCGCGAAGAGGCGATGATTGGTTATCAGCAAAGCCTGACAGGCGGGCAGAAATTAACCCGGCCCGTCAGTACGGACGAAATTCAACAAGCGGTCAACCGCGGTGAATCGCTGGTCTTCCATGCGGATGGAATCGCAAAGGAACCCATCATTGTCGTGCCGATAAAACTGCGCGGACAAATCATCGGCTCCATGAATATTACAGCCCCCTCCAGGGAGCGCCAGTGGACCGCCAACGAAATCGGACTTGCCGAGGCCATCTCCGAGCGCCTTTCCCTTGCTCTTGAAAATGCGCGCCTGATCCAGGAATCCCAGCGCCAGGTAATCAAGGAGCAGACGATCAGTGAAGTGACCGGCAAGATCAGCGCGTCCATCAACCTTAAGAACGTTTTGCAAACTGCAGTGGAGGAACTGGGCCGTTCCATGCCGGGTTCCGAGGTCATCATCCAATTCCGAGACGAAGATATGGATAAAGACAGTGAATAA